The genome window TTGAAAGCATAATTGATCTTGATAGGTGTGAAAAAAGCCGATCGAAAAAAAACTGTTATGTTCTTTTAGAAATGGGCTTTAAGGCACGATGCGGAGAGATTGAATATGGACAAGACAATTTTTATCAGGTTACAGATAACAAGCGTGAATCTATTGATTCATTACCGAGGATCCCCGCAGGGTTATGCAGGGACCAAGCAAATAGCAAAATGAAAGCAGGTATTTTACACTTTTTTCTTGTTGAAAAACTATATCCACGAAATGACAATTTGTATTGTGATGCCTGTAAAAATGTTGCTCGTGTTGAAAAATATAATAAAGAACACCCCGAAAAACGTAAAGAAGCCCGCAATAAATATATCAATACATTAGACGAATTACCTAAAGATTCACCACATAATAAAAAATAGATACAAGTCCCTATTTCCTTTATACCTTCCAAAAAAACCGTTAACCCCGATTACTCTTACAGCGGCCAACTATATATCTATACTTCCTGTATGATTAAATCGAATCACAGGAGGTATCAAGAATGAATTCTCAAAAACAAGTATGTATGTCACCACAACAGGTTAGTGACGCTTACGGTCTCCCAAAGGGCACCCTTGCCAACATGAGATGGGCCAGAAAAGGGCCGAGATTCTACAAGCAAAACCGCAAGATTCTTTACAAGGTTGCAGACTTGGAAGCATGGCTCTACCAGAACCCCGTTATGACTATTGATGCGCACCTTGACAGGTAAAAGGCCATGTCGAAAACATACGATGCACTTCAGACATGGTTTGAGGTTCACGAGGTAAAGACTGTCTTTATCAAGCTAAAAGGTTTTACAGGTAGCAATACCGACTATCAAGCAGCGAAGATACCTATTGATAAAGAATGGCAGCTCTCGCAGGGACTCACCGAGGATGCAATAAGAGCATGGCTCGCAAAAGGTGGATGGATAGGCCTTGTTATACCTGAAGGTTATATTGTTGTTGATATTGACGATATATCCATTTTTAAGCATGTACAGGCAAGGCTACAGGCTCAGCATATC of Pseudomonadota bacterium contains these proteins:
- a CDS encoding helix-turn-helix domain-containing protein, with the protein product MNSQKQVCMSPQQVSDAYGLPKGTLANMRWARKGPRFYKQNRKILYKVADLEAWLYQNPVMTIDAHLDR